The Lactuca sativa cultivar Salinas chromosome 2, Lsat_Salinas_v11, whole genome shotgun sequence genome includes a window with the following:
- the LOC111915389 gene encoding tetrahydroberberine oxidase, translated as MKKSQLSSCVFLLVLTLSFSVSWETFHSLDVTPGSENLMISCIQFNSNNVTSISQLIFTPVNTSFLPIWQVAVQNTRFIKPSTPKPSVIVTPVEETLIQTALYCAKKHGYEIRIRSGGHDFEGLSYTADVPFAMIDFTNMRSIEVDVPNRLAWVQAGAVVGDLYYSISQKTDTLYFPAGVCPTVGFGGYIGGGGYGNLMRKHGTAADNVLDVRFMDVNGNILNRMSMGEDLFWAIRGGGASSFGIVLAWKLQLVPVPERVTVFILNKTLEEGATEIFHKYQYVAPSIDRNLHIRTQVFGEYISNTTKKTIRIMFEGIYQGTIDTLLPLLDQNFPELGVIREICQEVKTVQSTLMFWGLPSSTSTEILTNRSAIAKLDNKSKSDYVRTPIPISGLKKIWRKLFENDESALLMINPLGGRMADYSETAIPYPHRVGVLYQVLKTVNFFDQSSDTTPISLSRIAWLESLEKLLTPFVSNNPREAYANYVDLDLGVGSDNYEEASVWGERYWKRNNFKKLIRIKAKVDPKNFFRHPQSIPVF; from the coding sequence ATGAAAAAGTCACAACTAAGCTCCTGTGTCTTCCTCTTGGTTCTAACTCTCTCCTTTTCTGTTTCTTGGGAAACCTTTCATTCCCTTGATGTAACACCAGGTTCTGAAAATCTCATGATAAGTTGCATACAATTCAATTCCAACAATGTCACTTCCATCTCTCAACTCATTTTCACTCCTGTCAATACTTCTTTCTTACCCATTTGGCAAGTCGCAGTACAAAACACAAGGTTCATTAAACCCTCAACTCCTAAACCATCAGTCATCGTGACACCAGTGGAAGAGACCCTTATCCAAACAGCTCTATATTGCGCCAAGAAACATGGCTACGAGATCAGAATCAGAAGCGGGGGCCACGACTTCGAGGGCCTCTCGTACACTGCTGATGTTCCCTTTGCTATGATTGATTTCACCAACATGAGGTCTATAGAAGTTGACGTACCAAACAGGCTTGCATGGGTCCAGGCAGGCGCCGTGGTTGGTGATCTCTATTACAGTATTTCTCAAAAGACCGACACCTTGTATTTCCCGGCAGGTGTTTGTCCGACGGTGGGTTTTGGCGGGTACATAGGCGGTGGTGGCTATGGAAACCTAATGAGAAAACATGGTACTGCTGCTGATAATGTTTTGGATGTTCGTTTCATGGATGTCAATGGAAATATTCTTAATAGGATGTCGATGGGTGAAGATTTGTTTTGGGCGATTCGAGGAGGTGGcgcttcaagttttggaatagtTCTTGCATGGAAGCTGCAGTTGGTTCCAGTTCCAGAAAGAGTAACTGTCTTTATACTGAATAAGACTTTGGAAGAAGGCGCAACTGAAATTTTCCATAAATACCAATACGTTGCACCTTCTATTGATAGAAATTTGCACATAAGAACTCAGGTTTTTGGCGAATATATCAGCAACACCACCAAGAAAACTATACGGATTATGTTTGAAGGAATTTATCAGGGAACAATCGACACATTGCTTCCACTGTTGGATCAAAATTTTCCTGAGCTCGGTGTTATACGAGAGATTTGTCAAGAAGTAAAAACCGTTCAGTCAACCCTTATGTTTTGGGGCTTGCCAAGCTCTACATCAACAGAGATTCTCACGAACAGATCTGCCATAGCCAAGCTGGACAACAAAAGTAAATCGGACTATGTTAGGACACCGATCCCCATAAGCGGACTAAAAAAGATATGGAGAAAGCTTTTCGAAAATGATGAATCAGCCCTTCTGATGATCAATCCTCTTGGTGGAAGAATGGCTGATTACTCAGAGACAGCAATTCCGTATCCTCATAGAGTTGGGGTGTTGTACCAAGTGCTCAAGACTGTTAATTTTTTCGATCAATCTTCAGACACAACCCCTATATCTCTCAGTCGGATAGCTTGGCTGGAAAGCTTGGAGAAGTTATTAACGCCTTTTGTGTCAAATAACCCGAGGGAGGCGTATGCTAATTATGTGGATCTTGATTTGGGTGTTGGAAGTGATAATTATGAAGAAGCTAGTGTTTGGGGCGAGAGGTACTGGAAAAGGAATAATTTCAAGAAGTTGATTCGAATCAAGGCCAAAGTTGATCCCAAGAATTTCTTTAGGCACCCACAAAGTATACCAGTTTTCTAA